The stretch of DNA AAATTATGGCAGACCTTCGGCAAGCTGAGGAGAACGGAATTAACACCGTCCTCGCTCGTGCCGATAGGCATATCATGCGGACGCTCAACGAATATTGGAACAAGGGTGGCACCCTTCGGTGGATCGCCCAGACACCAAAAGATACAGAATACGCCAGTCTCGACGAATACCTACAGATTATTGCTCGCTATAAACCGATTGCTATCTACCACCACGGCGGCACAACCGATAAATTGTATGCCGAAGGACGACTCGCTTCCTTACGCGATGGACTCAAACGTATCCGCGACCTCGGTTGTGCAGTCGGACTCGGCACGCACGATCCACACGTCCTCAAGTACTGTTACACTGAAGGATATGATGTTGACTTTTATGTCTGTGCTTTGTATAATCATACGAAACATCGGGAACTCTATCTGCCGGACGATCGGTACACTGCATTCGCCGCGATACAGGCGATACCGATACCGATAATCGCGATAAAAGTGTTAGCCGCGGGTAGGAACGAACCGCATGAGGCACTTCAGCTCGCACTTGAGAATATCAAACCGACGGACGCGATGGCAGTTGGCATGTACACCCAATTTCAAGCAGATCAGATTCATCAGAATGCATTAACCGTTGCAAAATTATTGTCTGAACCGGGAGTATCAGGGTTAGAGAAAAAATTGTAGTGCTTTGTCAACTTTGAAATTGAAAGGGAGTCCGTTTGTAGTAGAGAAACCATTCATTGCCCGTCACGGCGCGAAAAAAATAGTGCTACTGCAAGCACATCCCAGAAAGACACAACGTAATGAAACGAATTGTAGAACCAGAAGTCATGGACACAGTCGAAGCCGCCGAAGCCTACGATGCGATGGAGCACGGCGAGGTAGACCGCGCTTTCGTAGACCGCGTTGTCGCACTCGGTGCGAGCACTGGACATTTTCTCGATGTCGGCACCGGTCCCGCACAGATTCCTATCTTACTCGCCCAACGCTGTCCCGATATCCACATTACCGCCATTGACTTGTCCGAGGAGATGCTAAAGATAGCGAAACGTCACGTCGCGGATACCAGTCTCACCGATCGGATAACCCTTGAACTCGTTGATGCGAAAGCCCTACCCTACCCCGATAACACTTTTGACGGACTCATCTCCAACAGCATTGTGCATCACATCCACGATGCGATGAAGGCACTCAAAGAGATGGGCAGAGTTGCCCGTCCCCAGGGAACTGTTCTCATCCGAGACCTCATCCGTCCTGAAACAGCCGCGGATGCGCAAGCCTTTGTGGATCTGTATGCCGCGGATGACACCCCTTATCAACAGAAATTATACTACGACTCCTTTTTCGCCGCGTTCACCATTGCCGAAGTCAACGAAATGCTAACACAGATGGACATGCCGGGTGCCGCTGTCGTTCAAAGCACAGATCGCCACTGGTCAATAGAGCGTGCTGTTTAATATCCCATAGGACTTACGCATGGTGCTCTTTTGTCGCATAACCTGTTAGAATGTTACACCTTTCACCAAATTATTTTTTCCCCAACATGGAATCGCAACCGGGAAACACACAAGAACCCCACGTCCCTACTGGGATCTCAACCGAAAACCCGCACAGAAGTGCCAATCTAAAAATGTTATAGAAACGTAACATTTTAAGGAAAATAGGACTTATGCCCTTCCCTGGTAGGCAGGGTTTCCTAACCACACTATAAGTGTCAATTTTAAAAAAGCAAGGCGTTTTCTTCCAAAAGCATGTTCTGAAACCCAAACCATCACACACGTCAGCGAAAACATCAGCCGACAGTTTGCCCTCTTGAGTCCCGAAGGGACGGCATGTTTATAATAAGGGACCTAAAATCCCGTGAAAAATCCCGTAGGTTGGGTAGAACGGCGTTACGGAAGACGGATGTAAGTCTGTCAAACACACGTCAAATCCAACAGGTCATCATATACTCGCAACACCGAGTGAAACCCAACTTCATAGCGTTAGAACCCCGGGAACTCCACAACAAATGCGGATGTGAGACGAATATAAAACCTCTTAATCCTTTCCATCTTAAAATCCTGTAAATCCTGATTCAGATAATTTTTCCTACACTTCTTTTTCACAAATATGTTATAATATCTGCAAGTTCCCCAAGATCCAAATCCAAAATTTCGCTTTCGCATAGGAGAAATTGCAATGCCCAAAGTTACCTTTGTTTTTTCACTGTGTGCACTCCTCGTTATTTCCAACTTTAGTATCGCCAATGTTGCAGAAGACGGACTCGTCGCCTACTGGCCCTTTGACGAAGGCAAGGGTAAAGAAGCCATAGATGTCACAGGCAATGGGCACGACGGAGAGTTTAACGATGATCCGAAGTGGGTTGAGGGAAAGTTCGGCACTGCACTCGAATTTGATGGCATCGACGATCATGTCATCGTCGCAGACGATCCCAACTTCGCAATCGAGGAAAATATCACCCTCATGGCGTGGTTCTGTCCAAACGATGATCTCACCGGTCACCGATTAATGAGTAAAAATAACTCCATCTTCGTCATCTTCGACTTCGGCAACGCAGACAGCATCGACTTTCTCGTCAAACCCAACAATACCTTTGCGCAATCCACAACAACCGATTGGAAAGTCGGCGAGTGGTATCATTTCGCAGGGACGTTCGATGGAAAGACAATGAAGGTCTACATAAACGGTGAACTCGAAGGCGACGCTGCCAACGATGTTCCAATTGCTCCGTCCGGTTTAGAACTCTGGATCGGCGGCGAT from Candidatus Poribacteria bacterium encodes:
- a CDS encoding methyltransferase domain-containing protein, whose protein sequence is MKRIVEPEVMDTVEAAEAYDAMEHGEVDRAFVDRVVALGASTGHFLDVGTGPAQIPILLAQRCPDIHITAIDLSEEMLKIAKRHVADTSLTDRITLELVDAKALPYPDNTFDGLISNSIVHHIHDAMKALKEMGRVARPQGTVLIRDLIRPETAADAQAFVDLYAADDTPYQQKLYYDSFFAAFTIAEVNEMLTQMDMPGAAVVQSTDRHWSIERAV
- a CDS encoding LamG domain-containing protein, translated to MPKVTFVFSLCALLVISNFSIANVAEDGLVAYWPFDEGKGKEAIDVTGNGHDGEFNDDPKWVEGKFGTALEFDGIDDHVIVADDPNFAIEENITLMAWFCPNDDLTGHRLMSKNNSIFVIFDFGNADSIDFLVKPNNTFAQSTTTDWKVGEWYHFAGTFDGKTMKVYINGELEGDAANDVPIAPSGLELWIGGDDLGNATDHFPGKIDEVRLYEKTLSEDDIQKVMETPQDVEARGKLATTWGKLKTRL